A region from the Thermanaeromonas toyohensis ToBE genome encodes:
- a CDS encoding class II fructose-bisphosphate aldolase: MGLVNPRELLQDARRRGYALGAFNIHNVETIQAVVEAAQEVGTPVILQATPNTIKHLGIDFLVTLAQAAARKVSIPVALHLDHASEIDIIKECIGAGFTSVMFDGSLLPGELNLNLTRQVVEIAHSYGVAVEAELGRIGGEEEMRVREESFTDPDEAAHFVAVTKVDFLAIAIGTVHGVYRGEPRLDFARLKAIAQKVDIPLVLHGASGVPEEAIFQCIRLGISKINIATELKLAFTQALREALCSSPQESDPRQYMGLARQKVKELVKSKLQLFKLSTNIT; encoded by the coding sequence GTGGGTCTGGTAAATCCACGAGAATTATTACAAGATGCCAGGCGCAGGGGATATGCGTTGGGCGCCTTTAATATCCATAACGTAGAGACTATCCAAGCGGTGGTAGAGGCAGCCCAGGAAGTTGGGACACCGGTGATTCTACAAGCTACTCCTAATACTATAAAACATCTAGGTATAGATTTTCTAGTGACTCTAGCCCAAGCAGCAGCTAGAAAAGTTAGTATACCCGTAGCTTTACATTTAGACCATGCTTCAGAGATAGATATTATTAAAGAGTGTATTGGAGCTGGCTTTACTTCTGTTATGTTTGATGGGTCACTTCTGCCAGGGGAATTGAATCTTAACTTAACTCGCCAGGTAGTGGAAATAGCCCATTCCTATGGTGTGGCAGTTGAGGCAGAGCTGGGTCGAATAGGAGGAGAAGAGGAAATGAGGGTTAGGGAAGAAAGTTTTACGGATCCCGACGAGGCAGCTCATTTTGTCGCTGTCACCAAGGTGGACTTTCTAGCTATAGCTATTGGTACAGTACATGGTGTTTACCGTGGAGAGCCGCGTTTAGATTTTGCACGTCTGAAAGCCATTGCCCAAAAAGTAGATATTCCTCTGGTGCTGCATGGTGCTTCTGGCGTTCCAGAGGAAGCTATTTTTCAGTGTATAAGGCTAGGGATAAGTAAAATCAATATTGCTACAGAACTAAAACTAGCCTTTACTCAAGCCTTGCGAGAAGCTCTTTGTAGTAGTCCTCAGGAGAGCGATCCCCGGCAATACATGGGTTTGGCCCGGCAAAAAGTTAAAGAACTAGTAAAAAGTAAACTACAACTTTTTAAGTTATCCACCAATATAACTTAA
- a CDS encoding acetyl-CoA hydrolase/transferase family protein, protein MEENRIRRPELLKKVMSAAEAAELVKDGMTIGTSGFTPAGYPKAVPLALAERGKKEKIKITLWTGASVGDELDGALTRAGVVAKRLPYQTNNSIRDAINKREVEYIDIHLSQVAQQARYGFLGYLDMAIVEAVAITPEGHLIPSTSVGNTPTFVKLAEKVIVEINTSQPLELEGMHDIYIPADPPKRQPIPLTRVDDRIGTPYIPCDPDKIVAIVFTDIQDNVRPLAPVDAISKQMAENLIEFFKQEIRAGRLPSNLLPLQSGVGSVANAVLAGLAQSDFTNLEFYSEVIQDSVFDLLDLGKMRFVSGTSITPSETGLKRFYENIKSYRQKIILRPQEISNNPEVIRRLGIIAMNTAIEVDIYGNVNSTHIMGTRMMNGIGGSGDFSRSAYLSIFATPSTAKNGAISCIVPMVSHVDHTEHEVHVIVTEWGVADLRNKCPVERAQEIINKCAHPNYRPWLKEYLDKALKKGGHTPHYLPEALSWHIRFETSGHMIPTLKEEAALMKEERVG, encoded by the coding sequence ATGGAGGAGAATCGCATTCGACGGCCGGAACTACTCAAAAAAGTCATGTCAGCGGCTGAAGCAGCAGAATTAGTCAAAGATGGTATGACCATCGGGACCAGCGGTTTTACTCCTGCGGGCTATCCGAAAGCTGTACCTTTGGCTTTGGCAGAGAGGGGTAAGAAAGAAAAGATAAAGATTACTCTTTGGACTGGAGCCTCTGTGGGAGACGAATTAGATGGCGCTTTAACTCGGGCAGGAGTGGTGGCTAAGAGATTGCCGTATCAGACCAATAACTCTATACGTGATGCCATCAATAAACGGGAAGTAGAATATATCGATATACATTTAAGCCAGGTAGCTCAACAGGCTCGCTACGGTTTTTTAGGGTACTTAGATATGGCTATAGTAGAAGCGGTAGCTATAACGCCAGAAGGTCACTTAATCCCTAGCACTTCTGTAGGCAATACCCCCACCTTTGTAAAACTAGCAGAAAAAGTTATTGTGGAGATTAATACTAGCCAGCCTCTGGAACTGGAAGGTATGCACGACATCTATATTCCTGCCGACCCTCCCAAACGCCAACCTATTCCCTTGACGAGAGTTGACGACCGTATTGGCACTCCGTATATTCCATGTGACCCGGATAAAATTGTGGCTATTGTCTTCACTGATATTCAGGATAACGTTCGCCCTTTGGCCCCCGTGGATGCCATCAGCAAGCAGATGGCGGAGAACCTTATTGAGTTTTTTAAACAAGAAATTAGAGCCGGGCGCTTACCTAGTAACCTCTTACCTCTACAGTCAGGTGTAGGTAGTGTAGCTAATGCAGTTCTGGCAGGTTTAGCCCAATCAGACTTTACTAATCTCGAATTCTATTCTGAGGTTATCCAAGATTCTGTGTTCGATCTCCTTGATTTGGGTAAAATGCGTTTTGTTTCCGGCACTTCCATCACTCCTTCTGAAACTGGGTTGAAGCGTTTCTATGAAAACATAAAGAGTTACCGCCAGAAAATCATCCTACGGCCTCAGGAGATTAGCAATAATCCAGAAGTAATTCGCCGTTTAGGGATTATTGCCATGAACACGGCTATTGAAGTGGACATCTATGGTAATGTTAATTCCACCCATATTATGGGTACCCGCATGATGAACGGCATTGGGGGTTCGGGCGATTTTTCCCGCTCTGCTTATTTATCCATTTTTGCGACACCTTCTACAGCGAAGAATGGAGCCATTTCCTGCATCGTACCTATGGTTTCCCATGTTGATCATACTGAGCATGAGGTCCATGTAATTGTTACAGAATGGGGAGTGGCAGATCTGCGCAACAAGTGTCCGGTAGAGCGGGCCCAGGAAATAATTAACAAGTGTGCCCATCCCAACTACAGACCTTGGCTTAAGGAGTATCTCGATAAGGCTCTTAAAAAAGGTGGACATACGCCTCATTATTTACCGGAGGCTTTGTCCTGGCATATCCGATTTGAAACAAGCGGTCATATGATACCGACACTCAAGGAGGAAGCAGCATTGATGAAGGAGGAAAGGGTGGGTTAA
- the meaB gene encoding methylmalonyl Co-A mutase-associated GTPase MeaB yields MIEELLQEFGQGSKRAVARIISLIENEDPTGRELLKILYKQSGKSYIVGITGPAGSGKSTLTDSLVKLMRRREYKVGVVAVDPSSPFTGGALLGDRVRMSDLALDPGVFIRSMATRGHLGGLSWAVRDAVVVLDAFGCDYILVETVGAGQSQVDIVGVAETIVLVTVPGLGDDIQAAKAGIMEIGDIFVVNKADRGDADQVARYLQTALEQGAKTEGWLPPVLKTIAWRGEGVEELLQAIEQHRSFLEQSGRLEPLRKLRVKEEVMERAERLILARLKREVRMEELIEQVYSRQLDPCSAAEMLVEEILPQGEPAERKVILKGRVCANESIKC; encoded by the coding sequence GTGATTGAGGAACTGCTGCAGGAATTCGGGCAGGGAAGCAAAAGGGCAGTCGCCAGGATCATCAGCCTTATAGAAAATGAAGATCCGACAGGTAGAGAACTTCTAAAAATACTTTACAAGCAGAGCGGCAAGAGCTACATCGTAGGCATAACTGGGCCAGCCGGCAGCGGCAAGAGCACTCTAACAGATTCTTTAGTAAAGCTCATGCGGCGTCGGGAGTACAAGGTCGGGGTGGTGGCGGTGGACCCCAGCAGCCCCTTCACCGGCGGTGCCCTCCTAGGGGACAGGGTGCGTATGAGTGACCTAGCCCTGGATCCGGGGGTGTTCATCCGGAGCATGGCCACTAGAGGTCACCTGGGGGGTCTTTCTTGGGCGGTACGGGATGCCGTGGTGGTCCTGGACGCCTTCGGTTGTGACTATATTTTGGTAGAGACGGTGGGAGCTGGACAATCCCAGGTGGATATAGTAGGAGTAGCGGAAACCATCGTTTTGGTAACCGTTCCTGGATTGGGAGACGATATTCAGGCGGCCAAGGCCGGCATTATGGAGATCGGCGACATCTTTGTGGTGAACAAGGCCGACCGTGGTGATGCTGACCAGGTGGCGCGTTATCTTCAGACTGCCTTAGAGCAGGGAGCCAAAACAGAAGGGTGGTTACCGCCGGTCTTAAAGACCATAGCCTGGCGAGGAGAAGGAGTAGAAGAGTTGTTGCAAGCCATTGAACAACATCGCTCATTTCTGGAGCAGTCAGGCCGCCTGGAACCTTTACGCAAGTTGCGGGTAAAAGAGGAGGTCATGGAGCGGGCGGAAAGGCTGATTTTAGCCCGGTTAAAGAGAGAGGTCAGGATGGAAGAATTGATAGAACAGGTTTACAGCCGCCAATTGGACCCTTGTAGCGCGGCGGAGATGCTGGTGGAAGAGATACTTCCGCAGGGAGAACCTGCAGAGAGAAAAGTGATACTAAAGGGGAGGGTATGTGCTAATGAAAGTATTAAATGTTGA
- a CDS encoding cobalamin B12-binding domain-containing protein: MKKIRVLIAKPGLDGHDRGAKVIARALRDAGMEVIYTGIRQTPEQIVAAAIQEDVDVVGLSLLSGAHLHLFPKVVKLLREQVGDKVLVIGGGIIPEEDIPVLQEQGVAAIFGPGTPTNVIVDFIKGKVGARAEEEIEKA; encoded by the coding sequence ATGAAGAAAATACGAGTACTCATTGCCAAACCGGGGCTAGACGGCCATGACCGCGGGGCCAAGGTTATAGCTCGGGCACTGCGGGATGCCGGCATGGAAGTAATCTATACAGGCATACGGCAAACACCAGAACAAATAGTAGCGGCAGCCATCCAAGAAGACGTAGATGTAGTAGGATTGAGCCTTCTCTCAGGGGCCCATCTGCATCTATTCCCTAAAGTAGTCAAACTCTTACGCGAACAAGTAGGAGATAAGGTGTTAGTGATCGGAGGTGGGATCATACCCGAGGAAGATATTCCAGTATTACAAGAACAGGGTGTAGCAGCCATCTTTGGCCCAGGTACACCTACCAACGTTATCGTGGATTTCATCAAGGGAAAGGTGGGGGCTAGGGCGGAGGAAGAGATAGAAAAGGCTTAA
- a CDS encoding DUF3870 domain-containing protein produces the protein MAPTSENQEETLLITGYAKLPSTITAYRLYEVVAIAVEVNPRDGKIVDVDCTLATSVARKIVREIAWGYKLSDGIEELVQRIERRYWGSARKAIIMAFKVIYEKFVAYKQGRSFEQTEKK, from the coding sequence GTGGCACCCACGAGTGAGAATCAAGAGGAAACCCTCCTAATAACAGGTTATGCTAAGTTGCCTTCTACTATTACAGCTTATAGACTTTACGAAGTCGTAGCAATAGCCGTGGAAGTTAACCCCAGAGATGGAAAAATAGTGGATGTAGATTGTACTTTAGCTACCAGTGTAGCAAGAAAAATTGTAAGAGAAATAGCATGGGGTTATAAGCTAAGTGACGGTATCGAAGAATTAGTACAAAGGATCGAACGGCGTTATTGGGGTAGTGCACGTAAGGCAATTATTATGGCTTTTAAAGTTATTTATGAAAAATTTGTAGCCTACAAACAGGGAAGGTCCTTTGAACAAACAGAAAAAAAATAA
- the mce gene encoding methylmalonyl-CoA epimerase, with translation MKVLNVDHIGIAVPNLQEALKFYEEVLGLKCEGVEEVAEQKVRVAFLPVGDSEIELLESTDPEGPVAKFIESRGPGIQHIALRVDDIEKALAELKEKGIRLIDEKPRYGAGGAKIAFIHPKATNGVLLEISQREKK, from the coding sequence ATGAAAGTATTAAATGTTGATCATATTGGCATAGCGGTACCTAACCTACAAGAAGCCCTAAAATTTTACGAAGAGGTGCTAGGCCTCAAGTGCGAAGGAGTAGAGGAAGTAGCGGAGCAAAAGGTACGGGTAGCCTTTTTGCCAGTGGGGGACAGCGAAATTGAACTGCTGGAATCCACTGATCCTGAGGGGCCAGTGGCCAAATTCATAGAGAGCCGGGGGCCAGGTATTCAGCATATAGCTTTAAGGGTTGATGATATCGAAAAAGCCCTGGCTGAACTGAAAGAAAAAGGTATTCGGTTGATCGATGAAAAACCTCGCTATGGTGCGGGTGGAGCAAAAATAGCTTTTATACATCCCAAAGCTACTAACGGGGTGTTACTAGAGATTTCCCAGCGCGAAAAGAAGTGA
- a CDS encoding ISL3 family transposase translates to MHKISTFTLEEQENFEKILQPILEEPQDPGDIVLKVTVDPPEVCPVCNEGKLHRHGFLKENQKPKERRIRHAFLYSRWVILLWVPVRYKCYRCGKTYTLRPPGTSPWARFTKLGVQTVVYYAQRMSFTYAAQMLNLTPTRVIRLVDKYVQPNLPFDDTQEPIVLTLDELSFTGNDFVCMVGRLEPDKRPLTILEDVRTATIKAYLEELKKAGVKVEAVVIDMKDSWRKLIKAIFPSAKIIVDPFHVIQDANRRLDEARRIEQEASKEKIPRFPLIKAKERLTPRQQEALEKIKDKYPSLYELYQLKEDLRQILRMDRVEEAEAALSRWFINAECAENAEGRIWARTIKSWRSEILNLVRYTQQGRRYTNGYIEGKNTLSKMLKRLSFGFRNRIHFIKKIFLGCCPQNLIPQLLT, encoded by the coding sequence ATGCACAAGATTAGCACGTTCACCCTCGAAGAGCAAGAGAATTTTGAGAAAATACTACAGCCCATTTTAGAAGAACCCCAAGACCCAGGAGATATTGTGTTAAAGGTAACCGTAGACCCTCCAGAGGTATGTCCTGTATGCAACGAAGGCAAATTACACAGGCATGGCTTCTTAAAGGAGAACCAGAAGCCGAAAGAAAGAAGAATTCGCCATGCCTTCTTATACAGTAGATGGGTCATTCTATTGTGGGTTCCCGTACGGTATAAGTGTTACCGTTGTGGCAAGACTTATACCCTTCGTCCTCCGGGTACCAGCCCCTGGGCCAGATTTACAAAATTAGGGGTGCAGACAGTAGTTTATTATGCCCAGAGGATGAGCTTTACTTATGCGGCTCAAATGTTAAACCTTACCCCCACTAGGGTTATAAGATTAGTGGACAAGTATGTCCAGCCTAATCTTCCTTTTGATGATACTCAAGAACCTATAGTGTTAACCTTAGATGAGCTATCCTTTACTGGGAACGATTTTGTATGCATGGTAGGGAGGTTGGAACCGGACAAGAGGCCTTTGACTATTTTAGAGGATGTGAGAACGGCAACTATAAAGGCTTACCTAGAAGAGCTCAAGAAAGCTGGGGTCAAAGTAGAGGCGGTAGTAATTGACATGAAAGACTCTTGGCGTAAGTTAATCAAAGCAATATTTCCTTCAGCCAAGATAATAGTAGACCCTTTTCATGTGATCCAGGATGCTAACCGTCGTTTAGATGAGGCAAGAAGGATAGAGCAAGAAGCGAGCAAAGAGAAGATACCCCGGTTTCCTCTGATTAAAGCTAAAGAGAGACTTACTCCCAGACAGCAAGAGGCATTAGAAAAAATTAAAGATAAATACCCGTCCCTCTATGAATTATACCAGCTAAAGGAAGACTTAAGGCAAATTCTAAGGATGGACCGGGTAGAAGAGGCAGAAGCTGCTTTGAGCCGTTGGTTTATAAATGCAGAATGCGCTGAAAATGCAGAGGGACGGATATGGGCCCGTACTATCAAGTCTTGGAGGTCAGAAATATTAAACCTGGTAAGATATACCCAGCAAGGTCGCCGGTACACTAATGGCTATATAGAAGGTAAAAATACCTTAAGCAAAATGCTTAAACGCTTAAGTTTCGGCTTCAGAAATCGCATTCATTTCATCAAAAAAATCTTCCTAGGATGTTGCCCCCAAAATCTGATCCCACAACTATTGACATAG
- a CDS encoding biotin/lipoyl-containing protein: MRKTYIIHVNGQRFEVTVEEKKEGGGGLQAVTIPVVTGSSSSATPSPTVPVSPAVSGTAASSPSTPTAASGNVITAPLPGKVVAVKVKAGTPVKKGQVLLVLEAMKMENEIVAPADGTVQEVYVSEGASVNVGEPLLSLS; this comes from the coding sequence ATGAGGAAAACGTACATCATCCATGTAAACGGCCAGCGTTTCGAAGTAACTGTAGAAGAAAAGAAGGAGGGAGGAGGTGGCCTTCAGGCGGTAACAATTCCGGTTGTAACTGGAAGTTCTTCTTCGGCAACCCCTAGTCCTACGGTACCTGTTTCGCCGGCGGTCTCTGGTACAGCAGCTTCATCTCCTTCTACTCCTACGGCGGCTAGTGGTAATGTTATTACTGCTCCTCTACCCGGGAAAGTAGTGGCTGTAAAGGTAAAGGCGGGAACCCCAGTAAAGAAGGGACAAGTCCTATTGGTACTGGAGGCCATGAAGATGGAAAACGAAATTGTGGCTCCTGCTGATGGTACAGTACAAGAGGTCTATGTGAGTGAAGGTGCGAGTGTCAACGTGGGCGAACCCCTGCTGTCCTTAAGTTAA
- a CDS encoding acyl-CoA carboxylase subunit beta, translated as MAMEELLQELEQRLTKVKAGGGEKRIAKQHEQGKKTARERIETLLDPGSFHEVDAFVTHRCTLFGMDKTEAPGEGVVTGVGTIDGRPVAIFAQDFTVLGGSLGEMHAKKICKIMDLAMKVGIPIIGLNDSGGARIQEGVDALSGYGQIFYRNTLASGVVPQIAAIMGPCAGGAVYSPALMDFIFMVQGTSEMFITGPQVIKAVTGEEVSGQQLGGALTHNQVSGVAHFAAEDEEHCFMLIRTLLSYLPSNNMEDPPIQDTGDDPAREEEELLNIVPADPNKAYDMREIIVRAVDQGTFFEVQPLYAPNIITAFARLNGRAIGIIANQPRVMAGCLDINCSDKAARFIRFCDAFNIPIVNFVDVPGFLPGTNQEYGGIIRHGAKMLHAYSEATVPKITLIIRKAYGGAYLAMCSRDLGADIVYAWPCAEIAVMGPEGAANIIFRKEIEAAADPQKARQEKIEEYRRLFANPYVAAERGYIDAVIDPRQTRGYLIQALELLTTKRESRPAKKHGNIPL; from the coding sequence ATGGCTATGGAGGAGCTTCTACAAGAACTAGAACAACGCTTAACCAAGGTTAAAGCTGGTGGTGGCGAAAAACGCATCGCCAAACAGCATGAGCAGGGCAAGAAGACGGCCCGGGAGCGCATCGAGACCCTTCTGGATCCAGGTAGTTTCCACGAGGTAGACGCCTTTGTGACACACCGCTGTACCCTTTTTGGTATGGACAAGACCGAGGCGCCTGGTGAAGGCGTGGTTACTGGTGTGGGTACTATCGACGGCCGGCCAGTAGCTATATTTGCCCAGGATTTCACCGTACTGGGCGGCTCTTTAGGGGAAATGCACGCCAAGAAGATATGTAAAATTATGGACCTCGCCATGAAAGTAGGCATACCCATAATCGGTTTGAATGACTCCGGTGGGGCTCGTATTCAAGAAGGGGTAGACGCTTTAAGCGGTTACGGTCAGATTTTCTACCGTAATACCTTAGCTTCGGGTGTAGTACCTCAGATCGCGGCCATAATGGGGCCCTGCGCTGGAGGTGCGGTCTACTCGCCGGCGCTTATGGATTTTATCTTTATGGTCCAAGGTACCAGCGAAATGTTTATCACTGGGCCGCAGGTCATCAAAGCAGTAACTGGAGAAGAAGTAAGCGGTCAGCAATTGGGTGGAGCTCTGACTCATAACCAGGTGAGCGGGGTAGCCCATTTCGCAGCTGAGGACGAAGAACATTGCTTTATGCTCATCCGTACCCTCTTAAGCTATCTTCCCAGTAATAACATGGAAGATCCACCTATCCAAGATACCGGGGATGATCCAGCCCGGGAAGAAGAAGAACTGCTTAATATTGTGCCGGCCGATCCTAACAAAGCTTATGATATGCGGGAGATTATCGTGCGGGCTGTGGACCAGGGTACCTTTTTTGAAGTCCAGCCCCTTTATGCGCCCAATATCATTACTGCCTTTGCTCGCTTAAATGGCCGAGCCATAGGTATCATAGCCAACCAGCCCAGGGTCATGGCCGGTTGCTTAGATATCAACTGTTCCGACAAGGCGGCCCGCTTCATACGCTTCTGCGATGCTTTTAATATACCCATTGTCAACTTTGTGGATGTTCCAGGTTTCTTGCCGGGGACCAACCAGGAGTATGGAGGCATTATACGACATGGGGCCAAAATGCTCCATGCTTATTCTGAGGCTACCGTACCCAAGATAACCTTAATAATACGCAAGGCATATGGTGGGGCCTATTTAGCCATGTGCAGCCGGGACCTAGGGGCGGATATAGTATATGCGTGGCCGTGCGCGGAGATAGCGGTGATGGGGCCGGAAGGCGCGGCCAATATAATCTTCCGTAAGGAAATTGAAGCGGCGGCAGATCCGCAAAAAGCTCGGCAGGAAAAAATAGAAGAATACCGTCGGCTCTTTGCCAACCCCTATGTAGCTGCCGAACGTGGTTACATTGATGCTGTTATCGATCCTCGCCAGACCAGAGGATATCTGATCCAAGCCCTGGAACTTCTAACAACTAAACGGGAGAGCCGGCCGGCGAAGAAGCACGGGAACATCCCCCTGTGA
- a CDS encoding acyl-CoA mutase large subunit family protein, which produces MLKEEAIQAIRAAKEAWERQKVQKTLAKQPERHEEFITGSGYPVERLYTPVEIEDFDYLRDLGFPGEYPFTRGVQPTMYRGRLWTMRQYAGFGTAEESNQRYKFLLSQGQTGLSVAFDLPTQIGYDSDHPMAEGEVGKVGVAIDSLADMEVLFNEIPLDKVSTSMTINAPAAILLCMYMAVAEKQGVPFNKLRGTIQNDILKEYAARGTYIFPPEPSMRLITDIFAFCSKELPEWNTISISGYHIREAGSTAAQEIAFTLADGIAYVEAALRAGLQVDEFAPRLSFFFNAHNDFFEEIAKFRAARRLWAKIMKERFGAKDPRSMMLRFHTQTAGCTLTAQQPMNNIVRVAIQALAAVLGGTQSLHTNSYDEALALPCEEAVRIALRTQQIIAYESGVADTIDPLGGSYYIEALTNRLEKEAQDYIAKIDAMGGAVKAIEQGYIQREIQDSAYRYQKEIESGRRTVVGVNKFQMEEEPPKNLLKVDPAVGEAQKKRLKELKAQRDNRQVTRCLEELRRVASSKENVIPAIYEAVKAYATLGEICDVLRDVFGEYRPPDIV; this is translated from the coding sequence ATGCTAAAGGAAGAAGCCATACAAGCTATACGTGCGGCCAAGGAAGCCTGGGAAAGGCAAAAGGTGCAGAAGACTTTAGCTAAGCAGCCTGAACGACACGAGGAGTTTATCACCGGCTCCGGGTATCCAGTAGAGCGCCTGTATACGCCGGTAGAGATAGAGGATTTCGATTACCTGAGGGATTTGGGCTTTCCGGGTGAATATCCTTTTACCCGTGGGGTCCAGCCTACTATGTACCGGGGCCGCCTATGGACCATGCGCCAGTATGCGGGTTTTGGTACAGCAGAAGAATCTAATCAACGCTACAAGTTTTTGCTTTCTCAAGGTCAGACAGGGTTGAGTGTCGCTTTTGATCTTCCCACCCAGATAGGTTACGACTCGGATCACCCTATGGCTGAAGGGGAAGTGGGGAAAGTAGGGGTAGCCATTGACTCCTTGGCCGATATGGAGGTTCTCTTTAACGAGATACCCCTAGACAAAGTAAGCACCTCCATGACCATCAACGCTCCGGCAGCCATTCTATTATGCATGTACATGGCTGTAGCCGAAAAACAAGGGGTACCCTTCAATAAACTGCGCGGCACTATTCAAAACGACATTCTAAAGGAATATGCTGCCCGGGGTACCTACATCTTTCCGCCTGAACCCTCCATGAGGTTGATCACAGATATTTTCGCTTTCTGCTCCAAAGAACTTCCTGAATGGAACACTATCAGCATTAGCGGCTATCATATTCGGGAAGCAGGTTCTACTGCAGCACAGGAGATAGCCTTCACTTTGGCTGACGGTATCGCTTATGTAGAAGCCGCCCTTAGAGCAGGCTTACAGGTAGACGAATTTGCCCCACGGCTCTCTTTCTTCTTCAATGCCCATAATGACTTCTTCGAGGAGATAGCCAAATTCCGCGCTGCTCGCCGCCTGTGGGCAAAGATTATGAAAGAACGTTTTGGGGCCAAAGACCCGCGCTCCATGATGCTACGTTTCCACACCCAGACAGCTGGCTGCACCTTAACAGCACAGCAACCTATGAATAACATTGTGCGAGTGGCCATTCAGGCTCTGGCGGCCGTACTGGGCGGCACCCAGTCCCTGCACACCAATTCATACGACGAGGCCTTGGCCCTACCTTGTGAAGAGGCGGTACGTATAGCCCTGCGCACACAGCAGATTATCGCCTATGAGAGCGGCGTAGCCGATACTATAGATCCCCTGGGGGGCTCCTATTATATTGAGGCCCTCACTAACCGCCTAGAGAAAGAAGCCCAAGATTACATCGCTAAAATCGACGCTATGGGAGGAGCGGTAAAAGCCATCGAACAGGGTTACATCCAGCGTGAAATCCAGGACAGTGCCTACCGTTATCAGAAAGAAATAGAAAGCGGTAGGCGGACTGTAGTAGGCGTCAACAAATTCCAGATGGAAGAAGAACCGCCTAAAAACCTCCTGAAGGTGGATCCTGCAGTAGGTGAAGCTCAGAAAAAGAGGCTTAAAGAGCTCAAAGCCCAGCGGGATAACCGCCAGGTGACCCGCTGCCTGGAAGAACTGCGACGGGTGGCCTCTAGCAAGGAAAATGTTATACCCGCCATATATGAAGCAGTCAAAGCCTATGCTACTTTAGGCGAGATCTGCGATGTTTTGCGGGACGTCTTTGGTGAATACCGACCGCCGGACATTGTTTAA